The nucleotide window CTtcagcgccgaggaggccgaggactACCTCAAGATGGGCGTCCTCAACGGTCTGTTTGTGCTCGGCCGCAGCATCGGTCTGATTGCCCACTACCTCGACCAGAAGCGCCTGCGCACCGGCCTGTACCGCCACCCGTGGGATGATATCACGTACATCCTGCCGAACCTGCAGAAgacgggcccgccgggcgccgagggccgcgtcgaggtCTCGATTTAGACTGGGACGTGGCAGaagggcggccggggtgtGACGTTAGATGATGAATCTTAGACGCTGTTTTTCTCGACATGGGTGTAGGCCGGAAGGAAAATGGTACTACGAGAGCACggcagagggaggaggctggTCTGCAGCTGGGCTGGCCTGGGGTGGGTTACAATACGATGAAACCCGCATTAGCTTAGACATTTTAATTCACGACTGTGGCTACGAGCTGGAGGTGTCTGTGTGAAGAGCGTCCTGTGTTGAGCCTGGCCACAAGCGTAACATGTAGCATGGTGTTTTTGTGACGTTGAGCGATTGAGCACGGCAGTGGGATGCCGATGACGTTGGGATGCCCCAACGGACGGTGCTTGTTGGCTTACTACGCACTATAGTAGTTCTGCCGTTGCTGATGGGCCGCCTCTCGCGGTCTGATGTTAGTAAGCGGACGGTGGGGATTCCGAGTCAGCAGGTTGAGGTGAAGTTGAAACTGGTGAGAATTTCCGACTCGGGAGTCTTTTGTACCTGGACTTGTGTTCTGCAGGCATCGGAGCGAATTCGGTACGTACCTGAGCTCCCCCTGTCGATGCACGACATGAAGGTTGCTCTATCCCGGTACTGTCACGTGATGCTTCTCGGGTGGTCCCGATGTCACGTGCTGATAACATCCAACGCCGATAAGGTGCGGGCCGCGATTTTTTTGGAAATGCGcccgctcgccggccgccagggccggaTCGAGATGGAGAGGCCTGGATGACTTTGATGTCTTGGCGTCAACCTCACGTTCAACTCTCACCTCTCaattcccccctccccctcctcccctcctccccccttgctGTGCCGGAGCGGAACCCTTTGCGTGGTTTGATTCGATCTCGATCTCGACCTTGGACCGGCTCGAGCTGATACGGCACGCTGCGACAAAGCGAGCACCGAGGTGGCTTTGGAAGTCGTGCGTGGACTTGCGTTGGCCTTTGGTGAGTATgccttttttgggggggcgtctctttctctcgccctctctctctccctctttctctccgTTTCTGAGGCTCTGGGGAACGGCTGGAGACGGAATGGCGTTggagggttggggttgttAGCGGCGTGCATCCATCGCTGCTGTGCTGGATCGATGGAGGGGTTGTTGAATGGGGAGGGCTTGGAGGGGTGGAAGACGGTTTGTTGAGCGGGAGACAGGGCAGGGCGGGTTTGACGTTTGCGGATGGGCGGTTTTGAAGGGATCGATGGGGCCAATGCATGCGCTAACGCTGGATCTCGAAGGACGGACGGCAGCTCTTCCTTTCTCTGCGCGGCCTGCCCATCCTTTTCCTTCGACGATAACGaaaacgacgacgacgatacaccccccggccaccaccgctgaCCGGAGCTTACGGTAGAGACGACCACCCCCAACCTGCGCACCTGTTTTCCCCCGAGCCCCGTAACTCGAGGCCACacccgcccgctcctcgacgcatccacccacccatccatccatttATCTAtcgcacacacacacacacacaaagaCACGACGAGACCCGCCAAAAGAAATAAAAATGTCCTACTTTCGCATCACCCTCCACCGCTCCGCCATCGGGCTTCCCAAGCGCACGCGCGgcgtgctcgccgccctgggcctccACCGCAGGGGCCAGCTCGTGTTCAAGCCCGTCAGCGCCCAGTTCGCGGGCATGATCATGAAGGTCAAGGAGCTCGTgcgggtggaggaggtggaccGGCCCATGACCAAGTGGGAGGTGTACGAGTCGcggaagccgccggcgggcttcgtcgtcgagggtgtcgcggcgaggcgggagccGCTGGGCTCCAAGGTGTTGGcgaagctggaggaggagaaggcggcggcggcggcggaggaggtgaggtTATGAGTTGGagttggaggaggagatgcaAGGAAAGCAGACGTGGATGGGACATGGGTAAATCACCTGCTTAGGGTGCTTGATGAATGGACTAGAGGGTGGGGGCCGGGCCTATTCGATGCGTGGGAGGGCTTTGCTGAGAAGACGGAaacgggggggagggtcaCCCAAGATGTACACCCGAGCCAGCCGCCTCATCTTGACGATGCGATGGGGAGCGGATCGGGATGGGCCACTGGGAGCGTACTGCATATCTTCCCTGGGCTTGCCTACTCTTCTTGTACGATAGGTTGTAGAAATGAAGAACCAAATGACCAAAGGAACATCATCTCAGCCCACTCGGATGGCTAGGGTCGCCACCAACAACGACATACACCACACAGAAAAAGACCATGGCACTTCCGCGCTTGAGTTTGTTTTCTCGCGATAGTAGCCATCCTATCGCACAACAGCAGGTCATTTCCATCCGTCACGATCGGCACCGGTCTTTCTGGTCTTTCACAGAACATTTCCGACTCTGATTCTGCGCGAGTATCATTAGACAGGTACCGTCTTCTCTGCTCAATCCTTCCCATCTCGCCGTCTTAACCGAACCCAAACCGAAACCCCCATGATAGTCTACATGCGAAAAAAGCCCagaataaaaaaaaagagcataAAAAAAACCGCGCACTCTTCTTCCCAGGTCTCCTGCTGAATCTCATCCCACCGGCCCTCGTGATACTCCATCTGGGCATAGCTCGAGATCACACCGGATCCACGACGGCCAAGCCCCCTTGCGCAGAACCTTTCCGAGCCAAGGCATCCCCCTTCTTCATGCCCAGGAGCTGAACGATGCTTTGCTCCAGGCGGTGCGAAGCTCTCCTCCATGCGCCATGCGCAAAACCTATCCCTCACGCGCGAGCGCGTCCTGCGTGCGTGATCCGTTCCTCCACACGTGAGCGCTTCGTCTACGAGCGAGATTCTCCATGTGCGGAGCTCCCGTCGCAGCGTGAACCCTCtacccccccctccccaccagCAGCGCAACCGCCGGCCTAAGCGCCGCGGGCCTTCTCCGTGTAGTCCGAGCCTGGCGTTTCGTACTCGCTGACAAAGTAGGCCGTGACGTGCCGCGAGAACCAGGCGGTGAActtgacgagctcctcgcgcaggcggtTGACCGATTGCTGGTCCATGTTGGTCTGGGCGATCAGCTCGGGGAGGGTGACGAGCAGCcgggcgaggtgctcggcgccgtacGTGTCGACAGCGGACTTGTGCTTGCTGTCGGGCTGGTTCCAAAACTCGTGCATGGTTTGGTACTGGGGGCGCTCGAAGCTGTCGGACGCAAGTCAGTCTCGTCGTCAACGTCCAAGATGGAAAACAAGGCGGAAGCACAACGACAACGTACCGGTACAGCAGGATCCTGCCCAGGCACTTGTCAAAGTACTCCCGCAGGCCAGCGATGGTCTCCTCAAGAATGTCCATCGAGGCGCTGCCCTCCGCGCGGTTCGGCCTCTCGAAGGCGAGATAGTCGTTGAGGATCTCCTCAACAGGGTGGGCGTGGGGAAGCGGGACGAGCTGCTGGTTCTTCGTCACGTTCTCCCAGTCGTCCACGAGCAGGGCCTTAACATGGTCAGGGACCGGGATCTTGACGGACGGTCGGTTGTGGAACGTATCCTCCTGATGAAAACGACGTGTTAGCAAGCCTGAACGGGACGGAAGTTCGCCATCGCTCGAGGACACAAGAtgaaaaaaagacaaaaaaaaagaaaaaaaaaagaaaaaaagaaaaaaaaagaaaaaaagaaaaaaaaagaaaaaaaaaaaagaacacaAGGACAACCGGCGAACCCATGCCTCCACTTTAGGGCTGGGTTGCTTTCGTCCGTCAGTCAGACTAGCGGCGTCCTGGGCATGCATGATCTCTCGTCTCTCAAAAGTTCCTGAGCAGCTCTTGGTTATCCTCCAACCAATCGCCCCAGTCCAAACCTACGTCTTCGTTGTCGATCAATGGACGGGCCGCGTacccgccatcgacgagccCATTGCtgagcccgccgtcgccgctgctctcgccgtcgctgctctcgccgtcgctgctgctgctgctgctgctgctgctgttgttgtcgaGCCCATCGCtgccctggccgccaccacgaccggcccgcgcccggaTGAAGGGAATGCCCGCCAAGGGGACGTTGACCTTGGGCGGGAGATGTTCGTAATACGCTCTTAGCTGGGTGCTAAGGGTACCACGCCTCTCCGCGGCCAAGATCCGGGGGTGACGTTCCCccacgggcgccggcctggaccaCGTCTCCTGGGTGAAGGCGTCGTCGAAGGTGGTGCAAGGAGGacggccctcctcgtcccgcaGGTAGGTCGAGTTCCGGTCGTTAGGCCGCCTCATGAGGAgatcggccgcctccgccgagTAGGCCCAGCGAGCCTCCATCTTGACGAACTCTGAGACCTCGTCAGGCAGTGGCCCGTGGGCCGTCCCCAGCGCCGTGAGGGTATCCTCCACCTGGCGGTTGATGACGCCCATGTGGGCGGTCACGTATGCCGCCGGAGTGGCCCGCCGGACGCCGTGGTGCTTCTCCAGGAACTGCTCCAGAGGGGAGCCcttggagggcgaggcggcggacgcgaTGGGGTTGGCGAACGAGACCCTCTTGGCGATGTTGTTGGATAAGGCCGCCCCCTTCTTCGACCGCGTCATAatccccgcggccgcggccgtcccAGCCCTCTTCGACTTGGAAGgcgaggcgccggccttgcccgAAGTCGAAGTGTTGCGGATGGGAGGCATCGTTGCGAGGATTGGTCGTCAAACGCCGCCTTGGTGCCGAGGGTCGGAGAGGCGCCACAGATCTGCGGCAGACGTTGCTCAGAATAACGAGAAAGGCGAACACGTCGGTGGGATGAATTCTTGACGAGAACGTGGCGACGATGTCGATGATTGTTACACCAACGAGGACGGCCATGGGAGTTGTTAATGCTCTCGAAGATGACGCTTGGTGATGGCCACAGTTTGCGGAGATGTCTCTCAGCGAACAGGAGCTGGTAGAGCGCCGAGGGTAGAGCGCCGGGGGTAGAGCGCCGAGGGTAGAGCGCCGGGGGTCGAATTGAGAGCGAAGGGGTTGACCGATTTGAAGtcgtccaagaagaaggggaggggaaatCAACAGTCGAGCGATTGAGAACCTGCTCAGTCCTGGTGGGTGCTCGCTGTGGTTGAACAGAGGGATCCGATAAAAACGACTTCTTCTCGGATGTTGGCCGACTTCAAAGTTGGTCCATCGTTGTTGGAAGaagggagagaagagaagaatTGGTCGTAGGTCggagagaagaagcaggCGGAAACGCAGTCCCCGAGTGCGTGAAGGCTATTGTGGCGGGTCAACAACAATAAGACACGGGCATGTGCCTATTGCCGATAAGATGCGTACGGGGGCTGGGTAACGCGGACTATTGGCGCTGTTGTCGATGTAGGCGTGTATTTTCTACCGCGCTCCGTAGCGGAAAGGCTGAGCTAACCTCTGGGAAACGAGGAGTTCCGCACCGGCTGCGAAGTTGGCCCCGTaaggtcgtcgccgtccgagtGTTGTGCTCGTTTCTTCCGTTCTCCTCCCCAAACGCCGCCCTCATCGGTCCCATCTCTCCTCCCCGAgtcccacctccccctctttGGCCGTGCTGCGACTCCGTGAATCACTACCAACGGAGCTTCCCTAGCTGTCGGCCGGACCCAAGTAACTTCTGGGCCCCGGAAACGGGGAAACGGCAGTCCCCATCCCGGGAGCCATTCCTCCTACGAAATGACTCAAGAAAAGGGCCGGACGGAGAGAGATGCATTCGCAAGCCCAGGACGCCGCACTttataaaaaaaaaaaaaaaaaaaagaacgcaACATGGAGACGACGAAGAGCAAACCAAGAACTACAAGATGGGGTAGGAAATGTACGAACCTGCTCGAGATCATAGTCCCTCGTCCTGCGCGGCCCGCGACCCGAAGTCGCAGCCGCGCTCGCAGTCCGCTCCTCGCTCCCGCGGGCCGAGCTCAATTCGGAGCCGTtaacggcggcgcgggcagccgacgaggtcgaggcggcgcccttcttggccgacTGCTTGCTGGacttggcggcctggagaGATTTGAACTGGGCGAGAAgctgggcggccagctccttgTTCTCGTCGGTGAACTTGCGGACGCGGTCCTGGGGCACCCAGTCGTCCCAGCTGCTCTTCCAGCCCTTGTAATGGATCTTGTACTGCCAGCcctcgcccttctcggcgggCTGGATGTCCAAGATCTTGGCTTCGTAGAGCATCTCCATGTGGAAACACAAAACGCGCTCGTTCACGTGGaacggcggctggggctgTTTCTGGGGAGCCATTGGGATGACCAAGACGGTGTCCGACGAAGAGAGGGTGGTGAGAAGGTGACGTGGCGGTGTTCAGGAGCGACGTCCGACCTCCTGAGACGGAGAAGAAGGGAGTGGAAAAAAGTGAAATCGGCGGTTCCAGGAGACGCTGGTCGTAGTACGAGAAGGATGGAAGGCCAAACACGGAAAGGTTGTTTCGATCCGTCGCGGAGTGATGAGATATGGTCGTTCTGAAGACAAAGAATTGCAAAGATGAAGAAAAGAGTCTGGAGATGAGTCCCGGCAGGCGAGGGCTCGGAAAAGGTTTAGCCCTAGGGAAAAACCCGGCCTCGTGAAGGATTTGGATGAGATGGAGAATCCGGGAAGAAGGGTTCCAATTCAATCCAGACCgagatggcgatgacggcgcgaTGAAGGGTGGTGGCTCTCAGCATCCATGTATGTGGTGGTTCAGGGGAGGAACGTGGGTGCTTCTGCACAAGTCACGGGACCACGCGACGCGCGCAACAGCGATTAAGCCTCCATTGGAAATGCCACAACCGCGCGTCTCAACCCGATCCCGAGGACATGACAACCCGACGATTAGACAAAAAATGCCGTGGTGAAAAAGTGAGATCACCGCGACCATCTAGGCTTCTTGTTGCATCCTCGAGTTTCGGATCATCGCAAGTTTCCATGGTGAATCTCACTTTACAGCCTCACTTCACAGCCTCATTTCACG belongs to Remersonia thermophila strain ATCC 22073 chromosome 6, whole genome shotgun sequence and includes:
- a CDS encoding mitochondrial 54S ribosomal protein uL30m — translated: MSYFRITLHRSAIGLPKRTRGVLAALGLHRRGQLVFKPVSAQFAGMIMKVKELVRVEEVDRPMTKWEVYESRKPPAGFVVEGVAARREPLGSKVLAKLEEEKAAAAAEEVRL